The following coding sequences are from one Pseudonocardia sp. EC080619-01 window:
- a CDS encoding amidohydrolase produces the protein MSTDLADLYRDLHRHPELSFAETRTAGIAADRLRAAGFEVTEGVGRTGVVGVLRNGDGPTALLRADMDALPVAEDTGLDYASTARGTGRDGEETAVAHACGHDVHVTCLAGAAAELASTRDTWSGTLLVVFQPAEEFGAGADAMLDDGLYERFGTPDVVLGQHVAPLPAGVLAITPGPAFAGSDTVRVTLHGSGGHGSRPETTVDPVLLAASTVQRLHAVVSREVPATETAVLTVGMLRAGTKENVIGDSAELGLTVRSYTPAVRTRVLGAIERIARGESAASGSPRDPEIRVLESFPPVVNDADAVERTRHALTTATALPVVDPGPVTGSEDVGRFAVAAGVPCAYWLLGGADPTEFAHCTSVDDIRERVAELPSNHSPRYAPVIEPTLSTGVAALTAAARAWLPPPT, from the coding sequence GTGAGCACCGACCTCGCCGACCTCTACCGCGACCTGCACCGCCATCCCGAGCTGTCGTTCGCCGAGACCCGTACCGCAGGCATCGCCGCCGACCGGCTGCGCGCCGCCGGGTTCGAGGTCACCGAGGGCGTGGGCCGGACCGGGGTGGTCGGCGTCCTGCGCAACGGCGACGGGCCGACCGCCCTGCTGCGGGCCGACATGGACGCGCTCCCGGTCGCCGAGGACACCGGCCTGGACTACGCGAGCACCGCGCGGGGCACCGGCCGCGACGGGGAGGAGACCGCCGTCGCGCACGCCTGCGGGCACGACGTGCACGTCACCTGCCTGGCCGGGGCCGCCGCCGAGCTCGCGTCCACACGCGACACCTGGTCGGGGACGCTGCTGGTGGTGTTCCAGCCGGCCGAGGAGTTCGGCGCCGGGGCCGACGCGATGCTCGACGACGGCCTCTACGAGCGGTTCGGGACACCGGACGTCGTGCTCGGCCAGCACGTCGCCCCGCTGCCCGCGGGCGTCCTCGCGATCACCCCGGGCCCGGCGTTCGCGGGGAGCGACACCGTGCGCGTGACCCTGCACGGCTCGGGCGGCCACGGTTCCCGCCCGGAGACGACCGTCGACCCGGTCCTGCTGGCCGCGTCGACGGTGCAGCGTCTGCACGCCGTGGTCTCGCGGGAGGTCCCGGCGACCGAGACGGCGGTGCTCACCGTCGGCATGCTGCGGGCCGGGACGAAGGAGAACGTCATCGGAGACTCGGCGGAGCTCGGGCTGACCGTGCGGTCCTACACCCCGGCCGTCCGGACGCGGGTGCTCGGCGCGATCGAGCGGATCGCGCGCGGCGAGTCCGCCGCGTCCGGGTCGCCGCGGGACCCGGAGATCCGGGTCCTCGAGTCGTTCCCGCCGGTGGTCAACGACGCCGACGCCGTCGAGCGCACCCGGCACGCGCTGACGACCGCGACCGCGCTCCCGGTCGTCGACCCGGGACCGGTCACCGGCAGCGAGGACGTCGGCCGGTTCGCGGTCGCGGCGGGCGTACCGTGCGCGTACTGGCTGCTCGGCGGGGCGGACCCCACGGAGTTCGCGCACTGCACGAGCGTCGACGACATCCGGGAGCGGGTCGCGGAGCTGCCGTCGAACCACTCCCCGCGCTACGCCCCGGTGATCGAGCCGACGCTGTCCACCGGCGTCGCCGCCCTGACCGCGGCCGCCCGCGCCTGGCTCCCGCCGCCCACCTAG
- a CDS encoding serine hydrolase, translating into MTAAAEVRAVFRDAGVRGWLHARPVTSDGSGPGEVAVGADVPVVMASVYKLLVLVGYCRAVDEGRLDPREPVVVPPGRTPGATGISALADPVTMSRRDLVTSMITVSDNVAADVVHAAVGRDRVAALPAELGLTGTRIRGGTADVLAGLVADTGTDDVAAAFAVLADNDVPAQVRALSPVFGSSTTAADATALLARLWRGELASDAGTAFARQVLSAQIWPHRLRAGFPASAAVAGKTGTVGAVRNEVGVVTYPGEHPVAVAVFTHAARSDAAVPRADAAIGAAARTAVNAVRAPAL; encoded by the coding sequence GTGACCGCGGCCGCCGAGGTCCGCGCGGTGTTCCGGGACGCAGGCGTGCGGGGCTGGCTGCACGCCCGTCCGGTCACGTCCGACGGCTCCGGCCCGGGTGAGGTGGCGGTCGGCGCGGACGTCCCGGTGGTGATGGCCTCTGTCTACAAGCTGCTCGTGCTCGTCGGGTACTGCCGCGCGGTCGACGAGGGCCGGCTCGACCCGCGGGAACCGGTCGTCGTCCCGCCGGGGCGGACGCCGGGGGCGACGGGGATCTCGGCGCTCGCCGACCCGGTGACGATGAGCAGGCGCGACCTGGTGACCTCGATGATCACCGTGTCGGACAACGTGGCCGCCGACGTCGTGCACGCCGCGGTCGGGCGGGACCGGGTCGCCGCCCTGCCCGCCGAGCTGGGCCTGACCGGCACCCGGATCCGGGGCGGCACCGCGGACGTCCTCGCCGGTCTCGTCGCCGACACCGGGACCGACGACGTCGCGGCCGCCTTCGCCGTCCTCGCCGACAACGACGTCCCGGCACAGGTGCGGGCGCTCAGCCCGGTCTTCGGGTCCTCGACCACCGCGGCCGACGCGACGGCGCTGCTGGCGCGACTGTGGCGCGGCGAGCTGGCGTCGGACGCAGGGACCGCGTTCGCCCGGCAGGTCCTCTCGGCCCAGATCTGGCCGCACCGGCTGCGGGCGGGCTTCCCGGCGTCCGCCGCGGTCGCGGGGAAGACCGGCACGGTCGGCGCCGTCCGCAACGAGGTCGGGGTGGTGACCTACCCGGGCGAGCACCCGGTCGCCGTCGCGGTGTTCACCCACGCCGCCCGCAGCGACGCGGCAGTCCCCCGGGCCGACGCGGCCATCGGCGCGGCCGCCCGGACGGCCGTGAACGCGGTCCGCGCACCGGCCCTCTGA
- a CDS encoding LysR family transcriptional regulator gives MDLLRHLAFFVTVAEERHFGRAAARLDMAQPPLSQGVRRLEGRLGVVLFDRGPGGVALTTAGRDLLPRARALLEDADAFGRAADRHAEAAQVLRIGVVGDLGARASAELAARAGAAAGRRAVLTAGPTVTLVDAVSVGTLDVAVVAHPAVLESARAGPVVALPTDVLVPAGHPAAAGAGPVVLRTLRALDLATAPRVHAPAAHDLLLDTLETRGRPVRAADAAGQAEALALVATGTAFALTPDRALAAAGVARRPAAGEPVPFRVRVVHRDDTPDGVVDALAAVLREVARAAGP, from the coding sequence GTGGACCTGCTGCGGCACCTGGCCTTCTTCGTGACGGTCGCCGAGGAGCGGCACTTCGGGCGTGCCGCCGCACGCCTGGACATGGCGCAGCCGCCGCTGTCCCAGGGCGTGCGACGGCTGGAGGGCAGGCTCGGCGTCGTCCTGTTCGACCGCGGGCCCGGCGGGGTCGCCCTGACCACCGCCGGGCGGGACCTGCTGCCCCGGGCCCGTGCCCTGCTGGAGGACGCCGACGCGTTCGGCCGCGCCGCCGACCGGCACGCCGAGGCGGCGCAGGTGCTGCGGATCGGTGTCGTCGGTGACCTGGGCGCACGGGCGTCGGCGGAGCTCGCCGCGCGGGCCGGTGCCGCTGCGGGGCGCCGGGCGGTGCTGACCGCCGGGCCGACCGTGACGCTGGTGGACGCGGTGTCGGTCGGGACGCTCGACGTCGCCGTCGTCGCGCACCCGGCGGTGCTGGAGTCGGCGCGGGCCGGTCCCGTCGTCGCCCTGCCCACCGACGTCCTGGTGCCGGCCGGCCATCCCGCCGCGGCCGGTGCGGGGCCGGTCGTGCTGCGCACGCTGCGTGCCCTCGACCTGGCGACCGCCCCGCGGGTGCACGCCCCGGCGGCGCACGACCTGCTGCTCGACACGCTGGAGACCCGCGGGCGTCCGGTCCGGGCGGCGGACGCGGCGGGCCAGGCCGAGGCGCTCGCGCTGGTCGCGACCGGCACCGCGTTCGCGCTCACCCCGGACCGGGCGCTGGCCGCCGCCGGGGTGGCCCGCCGGCCCGCGGCCGGGGAGCCCGTGCCGTTTCGGGTGCGGGTGGTGCACCGCGACGACACCCCGGACGGCGTCGTCGACGCGCTCGCCGCCGTGCTGCGTGAGGTGGCCCGGGCGGCGGGCCCGTGA
- the bla gene encoding class A beta-lactamase, translating to MTLSRRSLLLAGAAGLGGALLGCSAPTAPVAPAAPAPRPIPAMDGVEREFGRRIGVHVLDSGTGATAGHRDGERFLMCSVVKALMAGFVLHRSVADPALLDRPVRWGRADLLEYAPVTSRHVDSGLSVAQLCEAAVTVSDNTAHNLLLREVGSPADLTAWLRSTGDGVTRADRYETALNDVDGDRDTSTPAALAATLRALTTGDVLPSAQRDRLVGWLRANTTGDEQIRAGVPDGWQVGDKTGSGPLGEKNDAGVLFPPQGAPVLLTVFTVPADPSAPDDDRGAAAVAAATRAALAALRG from the coding sequence ATGACGCTCTCCCGCCGCTCCCTGCTGCTCGCCGGCGCCGCCGGTCTCGGTGGCGCGCTCCTCGGCTGTTCCGCGCCCACCGCACCGGTGGCCCCCGCCGCGCCGGCACCGCGCCCGATCCCCGCGATGGACGGGGTGGAGCGCGAGTTCGGCCGCCGGATCGGGGTACACGTACTCGACTCCGGCACCGGCGCCACCGCAGGCCACCGCGACGGCGAGCGGTTCCTGATGTGCTCGGTGGTCAAGGCGCTGATGGCGGGGTTCGTGCTGCACCGGTCGGTGGCCGACCCGGCCCTGCTGGACCGCCCGGTCCGCTGGGGCCGCGCCGACCTGCTGGAGTACGCGCCGGTCACGTCCCGGCACGTGGACTCGGGACTGTCGGTGGCGCAGCTGTGCGAGGCCGCCGTGACGGTCTCCGACAACACCGCGCACAACCTGCTCCTGCGCGAGGTCGGTTCCCCCGCCGACCTGACGGCGTGGCTCCGCTCCACCGGCGACGGCGTCACCCGCGCCGACCGGTACGAGACGGCGCTCAACGACGTCGACGGCGACCGCGACACCAGCACCCCGGCCGCACTGGCGGCGACCCTGCGCGCACTGACCACCGGTGACGTGCTGCCGTCCGCCCAGCGGGACCGCCTGGTGGGCTGGCTGCGCGCGAACACCACCGGCGACGAGCAGATCCGGGCCGGTGTGCCGGACGGCTGGCAGGTCGGGGACAAGACCGGCAGCGGGCCGCTCGGGGAGAAGAACGACGCGGGGGTGCTGTTCCCGCCGCAGGGCGCCCCGGTGCTGCTGACGGTGTTCACGGTCCCGGCCGACCCCTCCGCACCGGACGACGACCGCGGCGCGGCGGCCGTGGCCGCGGCGACCCGGGCGGCGCTGGCCGCGCTGCGCGGGTGA